The following proteins are encoded in a genomic region of Gemmatimonadota bacterium:
- the pruA gene encoding L-glutamate gamma-semialdehyde dehydrogenase yields MTDSVLRPGAVGFNGVRRIPTVVNEPVRSYAPGSPERASLKRRLESMSAERVEIPVMIGGKEFRTGDVGHAVMPHQHAHILADYHKANPAQVDLAIKAAVDAQREWSQWNWEDRAAVFLRAADLLAGPWRDTINAATMLNQSKTVYQSEIDAACELADFWRFNSQYAQEIYHEQPISSAGVWNMSDYRALEGFVYAISPFNFTAIGGNLAGSPALMGNGVFWKPAATAVLSGYYIMKILEEAGLPPGVINFVPGDSQMISDKVLTHRDLAGVHFTGSTGVFNSMWKTIGGNMSNYRTYPRIVGETGGKDFMIMHPSADAQAFAVGLVRGAFEYQGQKCSAASRAYVPQSQWGAVKDAMVAMIADIRMGDTRDFRNFMGAVIDKKAFDKISGYLADAKQNARIVAGGGARGEEGYFIEPTLIESPKADYRTMCEEIFGPVLSVFVYDDNKWQETLETVDRTSPYALTGAVFSNDRQAVREAMVTLRNAAGNFYINDKCTGAVVGQQPFGGSRASGTNDKAGSKLNLLRWVSPRSIKETFVPPTAYQYPFMGDA; encoded by the coding sequence ATGACCGATTCCGTCCTGCGCCCCGGCGCAGTCGGCTTCAACGGCGTTCGGCGGATCCCGACCGTCGTCAACGAGCCCGTCCGTTCCTACGCGCCGGGCTCCCCTGAACGCGCGTCCCTCAAGCGGCGTCTCGAGTCGATGAGCGCCGAGCGGGTGGAGATTCCGGTGATGATCGGCGGGAAGGAGTTCCGCACGGGTGACGTGGGGCACGCGGTCATGCCGCACCAGCACGCGCACATCCTGGCCGACTACCACAAGGCGAACCCGGCGCAGGTCGACCTGGCCATCAAGGCGGCGGTCGACGCGCAGCGTGAGTGGTCACAGTGGAACTGGGAAGATCGCGCCGCGGTCTTCCTGCGCGCCGCCGACCTCCTGGCCGGCCCCTGGCGTGACACGATCAACGCCGCCACGATGCTCAACCAGTCCAAGACGGTCTACCAGTCGGAGATCGATGCCGCCTGCGAGCTGGCCGACTTCTGGCGCTTCAACTCGCAGTACGCGCAGGAGATCTACCACGAGCAGCCGATCTCGAGCGCGGGCGTGTGGAACATGAGCGACTATCGCGCGCTCGAAGGATTCGTGTACGCCATCTCGCCGTTCAACTTCACCGCGATCGGCGGCAACCTCGCCGGCTCGCCGGCGTTGATGGGGAACGGCGTCTTCTGGAAGCCCGCCGCGACGGCGGTGCTCTCCGGCTACTACATCATGAAGATCCTCGAGGAAGCCGGGCTCCCGCCGGGGGTGATCAACTTCGTCCCGGGCGACTCGCAGATGATCAGCGACAAGGTCCTGACGCATCGCGATCTCGCTGGCGTGCACTTCACGGGGAGCACCGGCGTCTTCAACTCGATGTGGAAGACGATCGGCGGCAACATGTCCAACTACCGCACGTATCCGCGCATCGTGGGCGAGACCGGCGGCAAGGACTTCATGATCATGCACCCCTCGGCCGACGCGCAGGCGTTCGCCGTCGGGCTCGTGCGCGGCGCCTTCGAGTACCAGGGGCAGAAGTGCTCGGCTGCGTCGCGCGCCTATGTGCCGCAGTCCCAGTGGGGCGCGGTGAAGGACGCGATGGTCGCGATGATCGCCGACATTCGCATGGGCGACACGCGCGACTTCCGCAACTTCATGGGCGCTGTCATCGACAAGAAGGCGTTCGACAAGATCTCAGGCTATCTCGCCGACGCCAAGCAGAACGCCAGGATCGTCGCCGGCGGCGGTGCGCGGGGCGAGGAAGGCTACTTCATCGAGCCCACGCTCATCGAGTCGCCCAAGGCCGACTACCGCACCATGTGCGAAGAGATCTTCGGCCCCGTGCTGAGCGTCTTCGTCTACGACGACAACAAGTGGCAGGAGACGCTGGAGACCGTCGACCGGACGTCGCCCTACGCCCTCACCGGCGCGGTCTTCTCCAACGATCGACAGGCGGTGCGCGAGGCGATGGTGACGCTGCGCAACGCGGCCGGCAACTTCTACATCAACGACAAGTGCACCGGCGCCGTCGTGGGGCAGCAGCCGTTTGGCGGCTCACGCGCCTCGGGGACCAACGACAAGGCCGGCTCGAAGCTCAACCTGCTGCGCTGGGTGAGCCCGCGCTCGATCAAGGAGACGTTCGTTCCGCCGACGGCGTATCAGTACCCGTTCATGGGCGACGCGTAG
- a CDS encoding DUF2721 domain-containing protein, whose product MQGEPVVSDIVHVIQLAVAPVFLLTGVATLLSVLANRLGRIIDRGRRMEHEFHAATTGETQELRVELGFLSRRAKMVNVAITLGTMSALLVCLVIAVLFVGAYFSFDVRGAVAALFVTCTFCLIGCLVTFLREIFLAVGSLHFGPGREPT is encoded by the coding sequence ATGCAAGGCGAGCCGGTCGTCTCCGACATCGTCCACGTCATCCAGCTCGCCGTCGCACCGGTCTTTCTCCTGACCGGCGTGGCGACGTTGCTCAGCGTCCTCGCCAACCGCCTCGGGCGCATCATCGACCGGGGGCGACGGATGGAACACGAGTTCCACGCCGCCACCACGGGAGAGACACAGGAGCTGCGCGTCGAACTCGGCTTCCTCTCGCGGCGCGCCAAGATGGTGAACGTCGCCATCACGCTGGGGACGATGTCGGCGCTGCTCGTCTGCCTCGTGATCGCCGTGCTCTTCGTGGGTGCCTACTTCTCGTTCGACGTCCGCGGCGCCGTCGCCGCGCTCTTCGTCACGTGCACCTTCTGCCTCATCGGGTGCCTCGTCACCTTCCTGCGCGAGATCTTCCTCGCGGTCGGGAGCCTGCATTTCGGTCCCGGTCGGGAGCCGACGTGA
- a CDS encoding EamA family transporter — protein sequence MTGAPRSKVIAAFAAVYLLWGSTYLFIKYAVAFIPPLGMAGARFLIAGVLLYAYGRWRGAERPRALHWRSAGLVGVMLMTSNAGVAWSERRIPSGVASLLVAITPCWMVLFDWLGHRERRPNAGVILGLLAGLAGVAILIGPGDLMGGGGGIDPAGALSIIGGTAVWAAGSLYARKAPRPTSPQLLSGMQMICGGGALTVVSALTGQWDGYSIAETPAIAWWSFLYLLTFGSLIAFSAYMYLLTVSTPARVSTYAYVNPVVAVLLGWAFAGEVLTPRMMVASAVIVGAVALIVSFGASGPPQQAALKTDEFPVASTDAA from the coding sequence ATGACCGGCGCCCCCCGCTCGAAAGTCATCGCCGCCTTCGCCGCCGTCTACCTGCTCTGGGGCTCCACGTACCTGTTCATCAAGTACGCGGTGGCCTTCATTCCACCGTTAGGGATGGCCGGGGCCCGTTTTCTCATCGCCGGCGTCCTGCTGTACGCGTACGGCCGCTGGCGCGGCGCCGAGCGGCCGCGCGCCCTGCATTGGCGCTCCGCGGGACTGGTCGGCGTGATGCTGATGACGTCGAACGCCGGGGTCGCCTGGTCGGAGCGCCGCATCCCCTCGGGCGTGGCGTCGCTCCTCGTCGCCATCACCCCGTGCTGGATGGTGCTCTTCGATTGGCTGGGTCACCGCGAACGACGGCCGAACGCGGGGGTCATCCTTGGCCTGCTGGCCGGGCTCGCCGGCGTTGCGATCCTCATCGGTCCGGGTGACCTCATGGGCGGCGGCGGCGGGATCGATCCCGCTGGGGCGCTGTCGATCATTGGAGGAACGGCGGTGTGGGCCGCCGGCTCCCTCTACGCTCGCAAGGCGCCGCGCCCCACGTCACCGCAACTGCTGAGCGGGATGCAGATGATCTGTGGTGGCGGCGCGCTCACGGTCGTGTCGGCGCTCACGGGACAGTGGGACGGATACTCGATCGCCGAGACGCCAGCGATCGCTTGGTGGTCATTCCTCTACCTGTTGACCTTCGGCTCGCTCATCGCTTTCTCGGCGTACATGTACCTGCTCACCGTCTCCACCCCTGCGCGTGTCTCGACGTACGCGTACGTGAATCCGGTCGTCGCCGTGCTGCTGGGCTGGGCATTCGCCGGCGAGGTGCTGACACCGCGCATGATGGTGGCCTCCGCCGTGATCGTGGGCGCGGTGGCCTTGATCGTGAGCTTCGGGGCATCGGGACCGCCGCAGCAAGCGGCGCTCAAGACGGATGAGTTTCCCGTCGCGTCGACCGACGCCGCATAG
- a CDS encoding ABC transporter permease, producing the protein MSATLPPPEATGHRPARRAPATPDRPLSPLVQLTLARFREFVREPEAVFWTFVFPILMASGLGIAFRSRPAEVAKVAVLATAPGADSLRTALARDSSLAVEVLDDTAATTALRIGRIALLIVPQDGANAEYRYDDARTEARTARLLVDRALQRAAGRRDPVAVRETLVSEPGSRYIDFVLPGLLAMNLMGGGIWGLGFGIVDARRKKLLKRFLATPMSRAEYLLSFLLMRLVMMVVEVAVVAAFGSLVFQVPMRGSLFVFTAICTLGTLTFGALGLLIASRARTLEGASGLMNFVMLPMWVGSGVFFAATNFPDAVQPLVQALPLTAAVDAMRVNMLQGGGFAAVGGELAILAAWLVACFAVALKIFRWR; encoded by the coding sequence ATGAGTGCGACTCTCCCCCCGCCCGAGGCGACGGGCCACCGCCCTGCACGCCGCGCGCCGGCCACGCCGGACCGCCCCCTCTCGCCGCTGGTGCAACTCACGCTCGCCCGCTTCCGGGAGTTCGTGCGCGAACCCGAGGCGGTCTTCTGGACCTTCGTCTTCCCGATCCTGATGGCGTCGGGGCTTGGGATCGCCTTCCGCTCGCGTCCCGCCGAAGTGGCCAAGGTCGCCGTGCTCGCGACGGCTCCGGGCGCCGACTCGCTCCGCACGGCGCTCGCCCGCGATTCGTCGCTGGCCGTCGAAGTCCTCGACGACACGGCGGCTACCACGGCGCTCCGCATCGGACGCATCGCCCTCCTCATCGTCCCGCAGGACGGCGCCAATGCCGAGTACCGCTACGACGACGCGCGCACCGAGGCGCGGACCGCACGACTGCTCGTCGATCGCGCCCTGCAGCGCGCCGCCGGGCGACGCGATCCGGTCGCCGTGCGCGAGACGCTGGTGAGCGAGCCTGGCTCGCGCTACATCGATTTTGTCCTGCCGGGGCTCCTGGCGATGAACCTGATGGGCGGCGGCATCTGGGGACTCGGCTTCGGCATCGTCGACGCGCGACGCAAGAAGCTCCTCAAGCGCTTCCTCGCCACCCCCATGTCGCGCGCCGAGTACTTGCTGTCGTTCCTCCTCATGCGCCTGGTGATGATGGTCGTCGAGGTGGCGGTCGTCGCGGCCTTTGGCTCGCTCGTCTTCCAGGTGCCGATGCGCGGCTCGCTCTTCGTCTTCACCGCCATCTGCACACTCGGCACGTTGACCTTCGGGGCGCTTGGCCTGCTCATCGCCTCGCGAGCGCGTACGCTCGAGGGGGCGTCGGGGCTCATGAACTTCGTGATGCTCCCCATGTGGGTCGGCTCCGGCGTCTTCTTCGCCGCCACCAACTTCCCCGACGCGGTGCAACCGCTCGTGCAGGCACTGCCGCTCACCGCAGCCGTCGATGCCATGCGCGTCAACATGCTCCAGGGCGGGGGCTTCGCCGCCGTCGGCGGTGAACTGGCCATTCTCGCGGCGTGGCTCGTCGCCTGTTTCGCGGTCGCGCTCAAGATCTTCCGGTGGCGATGA
- a CDS encoding VTT domain-containing protein: MSLVLQLPPALLDILSLSDLSERWAYVTLGFSSILTEEFAPLVGGFAAEQGHLRFPAVVVACATGVFVLSAVLYFVGRWRAAWVRLKLRKSPPIVKKLLRAMRWSPWRSTILARVAFGGRIALPLACGAAHVPPWIFLTGTAVASVVWAALVAGLGWVFGEAAVLLVGEVRRFETPIALLLVALGGGVYWWLRRRQRLAAQGAAPPAP, from the coding sequence GTGTCGCTGGTGCTCCAGCTCCCACCGGCCCTGCTCGACATTCTCTCGCTCAGCGACCTGAGCGAGCGGTGGGCGTATGTGACGTTAGGCTTCTCGTCGATCCTCACCGAGGAGTTCGCCCCCCTGGTGGGCGGATTCGCCGCGGAGCAGGGGCACCTGCGATTCCCCGCCGTCGTCGTGGCCTGCGCGACCGGCGTATTCGTCCTCTCGGCGGTGCTGTACTTCGTGGGGCGGTGGCGCGCCGCGTGGGTGCGGCTCAAGCTCCGCAAGTCGCCCCCGATCGTGAAAAAGCTCCTGCGTGCGATGCGCTGGAGTCCGTGGCGCAGCACGATCCTGGCGCGCGTGGCCTTCGGCGGTCGCATCGCGCTCCCGCTGGCGTGCGGGGCCGCGCACGTCCCGCCGTGGATCTTCCTCACGGGGACCGCGGTGGCCTCGGTGGTGTGGGCGGCCCTCGTCGCGGGGCTCGGCTGGGTCTTTGGCGAGGCGGCGGTGTTGCTGGTGGGCGAGGTGCGCCGCTTCGAGACGCCGATCGCCTTGCTGCTCGTGGCGTTAGGCGGTGGGGTGTACTGGTGGCTCCGGCGGCGGCAACGCCTCGCCGCGCAGGGGGCCGCGCCGCCCGCGCCCTAG
- a CDS encoding efflux RND transporter permease subunit, whose protein sequence is MLISDFAIKRPMITIVSMVALVAFGLVALFKLQTDEFPDVAPPVVTVGLVYPGASPDGVESEILDPIEEAISSIAGVKHVNGRAEDGFGFIMVEFSFDKPLPEATQDIRDAISGIRQDLPSELEEPIIKKFNDTDLPIVSLALNSSTLSPAELTRLADPGITREFRSIGGVAEVSVPGKLERELTVELKPEALQGAGIGVSQVVQALQLQNLAAPVGNVKGTLDERSIRLKGRLASPAEFANIVVAERNGQLIRLGQLAEVKDATEEQRSLALYTDADGRIKEAVGINIKKSKGYSTTDVASQILARVEKIRQTLPKGTTLDVIKNSGRNVENSVRNVQETLIEGALLTVLVVFLFLNSWRSTVITGLALPVSVLASFIAVWVLGFKLETMSLLGLSLAIGILIDDAIVVRENIVRHVEMGKDHYTAAREGTDEIGLAVAATTFSILAVFVPIAFMPGVGGQWFQPFALTIACSVLVSLFVSFSLDPMLSAYWPDPHLEEHQKSFVTKALDKFNAWFNNLSNRYRRVIAWALDHRVAVVAIAVGTFVFALAMPVLKIGNRTLVGVQFFPTDDNAEFNVKVETPPGSNLDYTRLKTEEVVRTISKHKDLVLYSMSSLGAEGSSAVDVGSIYVKMVPKDKRPLSVEAFCNQLRDELASVGGANIAVFATDWGGGRKQVAIEMRSNDGVKLAAASERAIAAVRGVSNAVDVSLSSKGQKPELNVDLDRGLAGSLGITVGQVAQALRPAFAGIDAGDWEDPSGEMRDVVVRLAPEARRRAQDLRQLPLVVQGPNGGAPTTLPLGQVAKIENGVGPAVINHLDRDRVVNVEFNVAGRSVGEVTTDAQAAIAALDLGPDIRITLGAEAQQQNEVFGQIFLALGTAVMLMYLILVMQFGSFLDPMAIMMSLPLSLIGVMLSLALTNNTINLMSLIGVILLMGIVAKNAILLIDFAKWAREKQGMPLREALIEAGAIRLRPILMTTFALIAGMLPVALGRGEGSQFRAPLGIAVMGGVITSTLLTLVAIPTFYEILDQMRSRFARIFGFRVSQQTGEHPVQGVAPVAGD, encoded by the coding sequence ATGCTAATCTCGGATTTCGCGATCAAGCGACCGATGATCACCATCGTCTCGATGGTGGCACTGGTCGCGTTCGGTCTGGTCGCACTGTTCAAGCTGCAGACCGACGAGTTCCCCGACGTCGCGCCGCCGGTGGTCACGGTGGGGCTCGTTTATCCCGGCGCCTCGCCCGACGGTGTGGAGAGCGAGATCCTCGATCCCATCGAGGAGGCGATCTCGTCGATCGCCGGCGTGAAGCACGTGAACGGCCGGGCCGAAGACGGCTTCGGCTTCATCATGGTCGAGTTCTCGTTCGACAAGCCGCTGCCGGAGGCGACGCAGGACATTCGCGACGCCATCAGCGGCATCCGTCAGGACCTCCCGTCGGAGCTCGAGGAGCCGATCATCAAGAAGTTCAACGACACCGATCTCCCCATCGTGTCGCTGGCGCTCAACTCGTCGACGTTGTCGCCGGCTGAGCTCACGCGCCTGGCCGATCCCGGCATCACGCGCGAGTTCCGGTCGATCGGCGGTGTGGCCGAGGTGAGCGTTCCGGGGAAGCTGGAGCGCGAACTGACCGTCGAGCTCAAGCCCGAGGCACTGCAGGGGGCAGGGATCGGCGTCTCGCAGGTGGTGCAGGCGTTGCAGCTGCAGAACCTCGCGGCGCCCGTTGGCAACGTGAAGGGGACGCTCGACGAGCGGTCGATCCGCCTCAAGGGGCGCCTCGCCTCGCCGGCGGAGTTTGCCAACATTGTCGTCGCCGAGCGCAACGGGCAGCTCATTCGCCTGGGGCAGCTGGCGGAGGTGAAGGACGCCACGGAGGAACAACGCTCGTTGGCGCTCTACACCGATGCCGACGGCCGCATCAAGGAAGCGGTCGGGATCAACATCAAGAAGTCGAAGGGGTACAGCACGACCGACGTGGCGTCGCAGATCCTGGCGCGCGTCGAGAAGATCCGCCAGACGCTGCCGAAGGGGACGACGCTCGACGTGATCAAGAACTCGGGACGCAACGTCGAGAACTCGGTCAGGAACGTGCAGGAGACGCTGATTGAAGGGGCGCTCCTGACGGTGCTCGTCGTCTTCCTCTTCCTCAATTCGTGGCGCTCGACCGTCATCACGGGGCTCGCGCTCCCGGTGTCGGTGCTGGCGTCGTTCATCGCCGTGTGGGTGCTGGGCTTCAAGCTCGAGACGATGTCGTTGCTCGGGCTGTCGCTGGCGATCGGTATCCTCATCGACGATGCCATCGTGGTGCGCGAGAACATCGTGCGACACGTGGAGATGGGGAAGGATCACTACACGGCGGCGCGTGAAGGGACCGACGAAATCGGGCTCGCCGTCGCGGCGACGACCTTCTCGATCCTCGCGGTCTTCGTCCCGATCGCCTTCATGCCGGGCGTGGGCGGGCAGTGGTTCCAGCCGTTCGCCCTGACGATTGCCTGTTCGGTGCTCGTCTCGCTCTTCGTGTCGTTCTCGCTCGACCCGATGCTCTCGGCATACTGGCCCGATCCGCATCTCGAGGAGCACCAGAAGAGCTTCGTCACCAAGGCGCTCGACAAGTTCAACGCCTGGTTCAACAACCTGTCGAATCGCTATCGTCGCGTGATCGCGTGGGCGCTCGACCATCGCGTCGCCGTCGTGGCCATCGCCGTCGGCACGTTCGTCTTCGCGCTGGCGATGCCGGTCCTCAAGATCGGCAACCGGACGCTGGTCGGCGTGCAGTTCTTCCCCACCGACGACAATGCCGAGTTCAACGTGAAGGTTGAGACGCCGCCGGGGTCCAACCTGGACTACACGCGGCTCAAGACCGAGGAGGTCGTGCGCACGATCTCGAAGCACAAGGACTTGGTGCTGTACTCGATGTCGTCGCTCGGCGCCGAGGGAAGTTCGGCGGTGGACGTCGGCAGCATCTACGTGAAGATGGTGCCCAAGGACAAGCGTCCGCTCAGTGTCGAGGCGTTCTGCAACCAGCTGCGTGACGAACTGGCGTCGGTGGGCGGGGCGAACATCGCGGTGTTCGCGACCGACTGGGGCGGAGGTCGCAAGCAGGTGGCCATCGAGATGCGCTCCAACGATGGGGTGAAGCTCGCCGCGGCCTCTGAGCGTGCGATTGCGGCGGTGCGCGGCGTCTCCAACGCGGTGGACGTCAGCCTCTCGTCCAAGGGGCAGAAGCCGGAACTCAACGTCGACCTCGACCGCGGGCTGGCCGGTTCGTTAGGCATCACGGTGGGGCAGGTGGCGCAGGCGTTGCGCCCGGCGTTTGCCGGGATCGACGCCGGCGACTGGGAGGATCCGAGCGGCGAGATGCGCGACGTGGTCGTGCGCCTGGCGCCCGAGGCCCGTCGCCGCGCGCAGGACCTGCGCCAGCTTCCGCTGGTGGTGCAGGGGCCCAACGGCGGCGCGCCGACCACCCTCCCGCTGGGGCAGGTGGCGAAGATCGAGAACGGCGTGGGGCCGGCGGTGATCAACCACCTGGATCGTGACCGCGTGGTGAACGTGGAGTTCAACGTGGCCGGCCGGTCGGTGGGTGAGGTGACAACCGATGCGCAGGCGGCGATCGCCGCCCTCGACCTCGGTCCCGACATCCGGATCACGCTCGGGGCCGAGGCGCAGCAGCAGAACGAAGTCTTCGGGCAGATCTTCCTGGCCCTGGGGACGGCGGTCATGCTGATGTACCTCATCCTCGTCATGCAGTTCGGGTCGTTCCTCGACCCGATGGCGATCATGATGTCGCTCCCGCTGTCGCTGATTGGCGTGATGCTGAGCCTCGCGCTCACCAACAACACCATCAACCTGATGTCGCTCATCGGCGTCATCCTGCTGATGGGGATCGTGGCCAAGAACGCGATCCTGCTCATCGACTTCGCCAAGTGGGCGCGGGAGAAGCAGGGGATGCCCCTGCGCGAGGCGCTCATCGAGGCCGGGGCCATCCGCTTGCGCCCGATCCTGATGACGACCTTCGCGCTGATCGCCGGCATGCTGCCGGTCGCGCTCGGGCGTGGGGAAGGGTCGCAGTTCCGCGCCCCGTTAGGCATCGCGGTGATGGGGGGGGTGATCACCTCGACGCTCCTGACACTCGTCGCGATTCCGACGTTCTACGAGATCCTCGACCAGATGCGCAGTCGGTTTGCGCGCATCTTCGGCTTCCGCGTCTCGCAGCAGACGGGGGAGCATCCGGTACAGGGGGTGGCGCCGGTGGCAGGCGACTAG
- a CDS encoding response regulator, which produces MQKILVIEDDESLRTLMSRSLRSKGFEVVTARDGGEGIAMWDFERPDLVVTDLYMPNVDGIEAIMALRARQPDIPIVAVSGGDSRASFLALDSAGDLGATVLLAKPFLPDQLYEAVVKALSHPPGGA; this is translated from the coding sequence ATGCAGAAGATTCTGGTCATCGAGGACGACGAGTCGCTCCGCACGTTGATGTCGCGGTCGCTCCGATCGAAGGGGTTCGAGGTCGTGACGGCGCGCGACGGCGGCGAGGGGATCGCCATGTGGGACTTCGAGCGACCCGACCTCGTCGTGACCGATCTCTACATGCCGAATGTCGATGGCATCGAGGCGATCATGGCGCTGCGCGCGCGCCAGCCCGACATCCCGATCGTGGCCGTCTCGGGGGGTGATTCACGCGCCTCCTTTCTCGCGCTCGACTCGGCCGGCGATCTCGGGGCCACCGTCCTCCTGGCCAAGCCGTTCCTGCCGGACCAGCTCTACGAGGCGGTGGTGAAGGCGCTGTCGCATCCGCCAGGCGGCGCGTAG
- a CDS encoding MscL family protein translates to MPPRKHLGALGGDLEWRSTCTMWEDFKKFLEKANVVGLALAVIVGGAAGGLVKAMSDDFLMPIIGAALPDGDWRKYTLDVGSIKFGVGDFVGVFINFAIISFIAWQIGKLFMKPEPPAPPAPPTKSCPFCVSTIPAAATRCAHCTSQL, encoded by the coding sequence TTGCCCCCGCGCAAACACCTCGGCGCGTTAGGTGGCGACCTCGAGTGGCGGAGCACGTGCACCATGTGGGAGGACTTCAAGAAGTTCCTTGAGAAGGCGAATGTCGTGGGGCTGGCGTTGGCCGTGATCGTGGGCGGTGCCGCGGGTGGCCTCGTGAAGGCGATGAGCGACGACTTCCTGATGCCGATCATCGGGGCGGCGCTTCCGGATGGCGATTGGCGCAAGTACACGCTGGATGTGGGGTCGATCAAGTTCGGCGTTGGCGACTTCGTCGGCGTCTTCATCAACTTCGCGATCATCTCGTTCATCGCGTGGCAGATCGGCAAGCTGTTCATGAAGCCCGAGCCGCCGGCACCGCCGGCGCCGCCCACCAAGTCGTGCCCGTTCTGCGTGAGCACGATCCCGGCGGCGGCCACGCGTTGCGCACACTGCACGTCGCAGCTGTAG
- a CDS encoding PhzF family phenazine biosynthesis protein — translation MPLREYTFHTTDVFTSTRFGGNQLAVLPDARGLTTEEMHAIAREFNYSESTFVLPPDDAAHTRRVRIFTPGGEVPFAGHPTVGTALVLAELGEIPLTGDETAIVFEEGVGPVRVSIRATDGVATFAELSVAKLPEILPPVPGPEVLAPMLSLGESDLAGGAFHPQAVSCGLPFTFVPLRTRDAVRRARLKLDLWESALSRTPAHMVMVFAMDAEDPAHQVRARMFAPGESVPEDPATGSACAALGGYLGLRDATVNGTLRWIVEQGYEMGRPSLLHVACDKRDGTIAAVRVGGAAVLVSSGTIRL, via the coding sequence ATGCCCCTCCGCGAGTACACCTTCCACACCACGGACGTCTTCACGTCCACGCGCTTCGGCGGCAACCAGCTCGCCGTGCTCCCCGACGCGCGCGGGCTCACGACCGAGGAGATGCACGCCATCGCCCGCGAGTTCAACTACTCGGAATCGACCTTCGTCCTCCCGCCTGACGATGCCGCGCACACGCGGCGCGTGCGCATCTTCACCCCCGGGGGCGAGGTGCCCTTTGCGGGGCATCCGACGGTCGGGACGGCGTTGGTGCTGGCGGAACTGGGGGAGATCCCACTCACCGGCGACGAGACGGCGATCGTCTTCGAGGAAGGGGTTGGCCCCGTCCGCGTCAGCATTCGCGCGACCGACGGGGTGGCGACGTTCGCCGAGCTCTCGGTCGCGAAGTTGCCGGAGATCCTGCCGCCGGTCCCCGGCCCCGAGGTGCTCGCCCCGATGCTGTCGTTAGGTGAGTCCGACCTGGCGGGCGGGGCCTTCCACCCCCAGGCGGTGTCGTGCGGGCTCCCGTTCACCTTCGTCCCGCTGCGCACGCGCGACGCGGTCCGGCGCGCGCGCCTCAAGCTCGACCTGTGGGAGTCCGCGCTCTCGCGCACGCCGGCGCACATGGTCATGGTCTTCGCCATGGACGCCGAGGATCCCGCACACCAGGTGCGCGCGCGCATGTTCGCCCCTGGAGAATCGGTCCCCGAGGACCCGGCCACCGGATCGGCGTGCGCCGCGTTAGGCGGCTACCTCGGCCTGCGCGACGCGACGGTGAACGGGACATTGCGCTGGATCGTCGAGCAGGGCTACGAGATGGGGCGCCCGAGCCTGCTGCACGTCGCCTGCGACAAGCGCGACGGGACGATCGCCGCGGTGCGCGTGGGTGGGGCGGCGGTGCTGGTGTCGTCGGGAACGATCAGGCTGTAA
- a CDS encoding ABC transporter ATP-binding protein — protein MPPSPLALDVRALQKRYGDVVAVNGLDLQVRAGECFGLLGPNGAGKTTTIEICEGLLEPDGGDVVVLGQRWQTDEHALRQRLGVQLQESQFADKLTVAETVRLFRSFYANGPTVEAIIERVQLEEKRDARVSALSGGQKQRLSVACALAGDPDLVFLDEPTTGLDPQSRRQLWELVEHLRAGGTTIMLTTHYMDEAERLCDRIAIVDRGQVIALGTPRELIRSLGAEQVVECAVGDGETLPADEVAALPGVIRARSDGALHTLQVTAAHETIPALLALIARRALTLTELRTHSPTLEDVFVSLTGRHLREA, from the coding sequence ATGCCCCCCTCCCCCCTCGCGCTCGACGTCCGGGCGCTGCAGAAGCGTTATGGCGACGTGGTCGCCGTCAACGGACTCGACCTGCAGGTCCGCGCGGGCGAGTGCTTCGGCCTCCTGGGCCCCAACGGCGCCGGCAAGACGACGACCATCGAGATCTGCGAGGGGCTCCTCGAGCCCGATGGCGGCGACGTGGTCGTGCTGGGCCAGCGCTGGCAGACCGACGAGCACGCACTGCGCCAACGGCTCGGCGTTCAGCTGCAAGAATCGCAATTCGCCGACAAGCTCACGGTCGCCGAGACCGTGCGCCTCTTTCGTTCGTTCTACGCCAACGGGCCGACGGTCGAGGCGATCATCGAGCGGGTACAGCTCGAGGAGAAGCGCGATGCGCGGGTGAGCGCCCTTTCGGGGGGGCAGAAGCAGCGCCTGTCGGTGGCCTGCGCCCTGGCCGGCGATCCCGACCTCGTCTTCCTCGATGAACCGACCACGGGGCTCGATCCGCAGTCGCGTCGCCAGCTCTGGGAGCTCGTCGAGCACCTGCGCGCCGGCGGCACGACCATCATGCTCACCACGCACTACATGGACGAAGCCGAACGCCTGTGCGACCGCATCGCCATCGTCGACCGCGGGCAGGTGATCGCCCTCGGCACGCCACGCGAACTGATTCGGTCGTTAGGCGCCGAGCAGGTGGTGGAATGCGCCGTGGGCGACGGCGAGACGCTCCCCGCCGACGAGGTGGCCGCCCTCCCGGGGGTGATCCGCGCCCGCAGCGACGGCGCGCTCCACACGCTGCAGGTCACCGCGGCCCACGAGACGATCCCGGCGCTCCTCGCCCTCATCGCCCGGCGCGCCCTCACGCTCACGGAGCTCCGCACCCACTCGCCGACGCTCGAGGACGTCTTCGTCTCGCTCACCGGGCGCCACCTCAGGGAGGCATGA